A single Fodinibius saliphilus DNA region contains:
- a CDS encoding ZIP family metal transporter, with translation MFELAELKELFYSLSPITQSLLGGIFTYTLTALGAALVFFTKRVNYKLLDAMMGFAAGVMIAASFWSLLVPSIDMASAQGMIEWLPAVIGFLTGGIFLRICDAYLPHLHIGLPVEEAEGVPTTWRRATLLVLAITLHNIPEGLAIGVLFGAASLGIEAAGGATVASAITLAIGIGIQNFPEGTAVSMPLRREGLSVGKSFWYGQLSGIVEPISAVIGAAAVLMIQPLLPYALAFAAGAMIYVVVEELIPESQHRGNTDIATVGTMVGFSVMMVLDVALG, from the coding sequence ATGTTTGAACTCGCAGAACTTAAAGAGCTTTTTTACAGCTTAAGCCCCATCACCCAAAGCCTGCTTGGCGGAATTTTCACATATACGCTTACCGCATTGGGAGCAGCCCTGGTTTTTTTCACCAAACGTGTTAACTACAAACTACTTGATGCCATGATGGGATTTGCAGCCGGTGTCATGATCGCCGCCAGCTTTTGGTCATTGCTTGTCCCATCCATTGATATGGCTAGTGCCCAGGGCATGATTGAGTGGCTCCCTGCTGTGATTGGATTTTTGACCGGCGGTATCTTCCTTCGGATATGTGATGCCTACTTACCCCACCTCCATATTGGCTTACCGGTAGAAGAAGCAGAAGGGGTACCCACAACCTGGCGACGAGCAACACTATTGGTTTTAGCCATAACGCTGCACAATATTCCCGAAGGATTGGCTATTGGCGTGCTCTTTGGAGCCGCATCTTTGGGGATTGAAGCTGCCGGTGGTGCTACGGTAGCCAGTGCAATTACACTAGCTATCGGTATCGGGATTCAAAACTTTCCGGAGGGAACAGCCGTTTCAATGCCTCTACGCAGAGAGGGACTTTCAGTGGGTAAGAGTTTTTGGTACGGACAACTTTCGGGCATTGTAGAACCAATATCGGCCGTTATAGGCGCTGCAGCAGTTTTAATGATTCAACCATTGTTACCCTATGCCCTGGCTTTTGCAGCCGGAGCCATGATATATGTTGTGGTTGAAGAGCTTATTCCTGAATCTCAACATCGTGGAAATACAGATATTGCCACCGTGGGTACTATGGTCGGTTTTAGTGTTATGATGGTTTTGGATGTTGCATTAGGATAA
- a CDS encoding histone H1 → MSRFDELKGIVEGVEEDMGKFYEKGNKAAGTRARKGLQNLRKLSQEVRLEIQDIKNNG, encoded by the coding sequence ATGAGCCGATTTGATGAATTAAAAGGTATTGTAGAAGGAGTTGAAGAAGATATGGGCAAGTTTTACGAAAAAGGAAACAAGGCTGCTGGTACTCGAGCTCGCAAGGGTCTTCAAAATCTGAGAAAACTGTCCCAGGAAGTACGCCTTGAAATCCAAGACATTAAAAATAACGGATAA
- a CDS encoding PH domain-containing protein gives MRSSPQQKLSKSAIKAWRVSTAIVCLVFILIPLFFWVYNTFSPSNTNFSIWLIGSISAVLFIISGLIIFFLPEIRWQHWYYQVDEHEIDLQSGIFVITRTLIPVKRVQHVDTRQGPILRSYGLADVTISTAATTHRIPALDEKTADQVRDRISKFARLAKEDV, from the coding sequence ATGCGTTCCTCACCACAGCAAAAATTGTCAAAATCGGCTATTAAGGCCTGGCGCGTTTCAACGGCTATTGTTTGTCTGGTTTTTATATTGATCCCTCTCTTCTTTTGGGTATATAACACTTTTAGCCCAAGCAATACGAATTTTTCAATATGGTTGATTGGTAGTATTTCAGCCGTGCTTTTCATTATTTCCGGTTTGATTATATTTTTTCTTCCGGAGATTCGTTGGCAACATTGGTACTACCAGGTTGATGAGCATGAGATAGATCTGCAAAGCGGAATCTTTGTTATCACTCGTACGCTAATACCGGTAAAACGTGTGCAACATGTTGATACACGACAGGGGCCAATCCTACGTTCTTATGGCTTGGCGGATGTCACTATTTCAACTGCTGCTACTACACACCGTATTCCGGCCCTGGATGAAAAAACGGCTGACCAGGTTCGCGATAGAATTTCAAAATTTGCCCGACTTGCTAAAGAAGATGTTTGA
- a CDS encoding response regulator — protein MSESIPEKNVLIVEDDMIISMVLERMILKLGHNVLNKVITGRDAIDNAFELEPDLILMDIQLKDDIDGISAMQEIRKKSDVSVIYITGNSDQYNLSRAKETNYVDYLIKPIQMSHLKKSIRKAFTSNGSE, from the coding sequence ATGAGTGAATCTATTCCAGAAAAAAATGTACTTATCGTAGAAGATGACATGATCATCTCTATGGTATTAGAACGAATGATCCTGAAACTTGGTCATAATGTATTAAATAAAGTTATAACCGGGCGCGATGCTATTGATAATGCTTTTGAGCTTGAACCCGATCTTATCTTGATGGACATCCAGCTCAAAGATGATATTGACGGTATATCGGCAATGCAGGAGATCAGAAAAAAATCTGATGTCTCGGTTATTTATATTACCGGTAATTCCGATCAATATAATTTATCAAGAGCCAAGGAGACTAACTATGTAGATTATCTCATCAAACCTATTCAGATGAGTCATCTCAAAAAGTCTATTCGTAAAGCTTTTACATCCAACGGATCAGAATAA
- a CDS encoding MFS transporter has product MNKLKKAPDSFAGLFSWALYDWANSAFFVVIQTFVFATYFMGSVAKNDTLGSSQWGYTIGAAGLVVAICAPFVGAVADQLGRRKPWIGWFSLLCIFATAALWWVEPSQKFAMFGLALVFLGTVGSEFAIIFYNAMLPDLATKERMGRWSGWAWGLGYAGGLVALVVALFVFVDVDIPPFGLEKASAEHVRATFILVAVWYFLFSIPMFLFTKDRPKTGTSLLGAARSGWKQLVDTIKNVRQYRHIVRFLIARMIFIDALATVFAFGGIYAAGTFDMNEKDVLIFGIGLNVTAGIGAALFAWLDDKLGSKKTMMFALIGLIITTAGVLLVTTLNWFWGLGLALGIFVGPAQAASRTYMARVSPPDLENEMFGLMALSGKVTAFLGPPLVGWLTYVFSSQRIGMSFIVLLFIVGLAILYTVPEAKEVQIGLEDS; this is encoded by the coding sequence ATGAACAAGTTGAAAAAAGCACCTGATTCTTTTGCCGGGCTCTTTTCATGGGCGCTATATGATTGGGCCAATAGTGCATTTTTCGTTGTAATACAAACATTTGTATTCGCCACTTATTTCATGGGATCGGTTGCAAAGAATGATACGCTGGGCAGTTCGCAGTGGGGCTATACAATTGGTGCAGCAGGACTAGTTGTAGCTATATGCGCTCCTTTTGTAGGAGCGGTTGCCGATCAGCTGGGACGACGGAAACCATGGATAGGTTGGTTCTCGTTACTCTGTATTTTTGCAACTGCAGCCTTGTGGTGGGTAGAGCCCTCACAAAAGTTTGCTATGTTTGGACTTGCGCTGGTATTTCTGGGTACTGTGGGCTCAGAGTTTGCTATCATCTTTTATAATGCGATGCTCCCCGATTTGGCTACAAAAGAGCGAATGGGACGATGGTCGGGCTGGGCTTGGGGGCTGGGCTATGCAGGTGGTCTTGTTGCATTGGTGGTAGCCCTGTTTGTGTTTGTAGATGTCGATATCCCACCTTTCGGGTTAGAAAAGGCATCAGCAGAACATGTGCGCGCTACCTTTATATTAGTAGCTGTTTGGTATTTCCTGTTTTCTATCCCAATGTTCCTATTTACAAAAGATCGTCCCAAAACTGGAACCTCGCTTCTGGGGGCGGCACGTTCGGGGTGGAAACAGCTTGTAGATACAATTAAAAATGTGAGACAGTATCGGCATATTGTTCGCTTTCTTATAGCACGAATGATATTTATCGATGCACTAGCCACTGTTTTTGCATTTGGTGGTATATATGCCGCCGGCACCTTCGATATGAACGAAAAGGATGTACTTATTTTTGGTATCGGCTTAAATGTAACCGCTGGTATTGGTGCGGCTCTTTTTGCATGGCTGGATGATAAACTGGGTAGTAAGAAAACAATGATGTTTGCTCTTATTGGACTGATTATTACCACGGCCGGTGTACTGCTTGTGACAACCCTCAACTGGTTCTGGGGCTTGGGGCTGGCATTGGGAATCTTTGTAGGACCTGCACAAGCAGCCAGCAGAACCTATATGGCACGGGTTTCTCCTCCCGATTTAGAAAATGAGATGTTTGGACTGATGGCTCTTTCAGGAAAGGTGACGGCATTTTTAGGTCCGCCTTTGGTAGGGTGGTTAACGTATGTGTTTAGTAGTCAGCGTATTGGTATGAGTTTTATTGTGCTGTTATTTATAGTGGGACTCGCTATTTTATATACAGTACCCGAGGCTAAAGAGGTACAGATCGGGCTTGAAGATTCTTAA
- a CDS encoding YncE family protein: MKQSIHSISYFIIALVLIVAAKPADGQTYHAYVAAESDDEVYQIAYDVQTQKSIVTDVISVGQYPTETEGPHGINVGLDGKYWYLSIAHGNPYGWLYKFETATNKFVERTELGMFPASLEISKATGLLYVVNFNLHGDMKPSTVSVVDPQAMTVVKEIKTGIMPHGSRISDDGKYQYHVSMMTDELMQINTVTMELSRRLKLSEDENNSPQVKPTWADPHPKKNIVYVAGNGSDEIIEVDIKKWEILRRFKTGKAPYNLEVSNNGQYLVASYKGEAATGIWDLKSGKEVAKISNSRKVTHGVSITPDSKYAFVSVEGIGGQAGSVDIIDIEELERTDVIEVGKQAGGIIFWKKTRK; the protein is encoded by the coding sequence ATGAAACAAAGCATCCATAGTATTTCTTATTTCATCATTGCATTGGTACTGATAGTCGCGGCCAAGCCTGCAGATGGACAAACGTATCACGCGTATGTTGCTGCGGAATCAGACGATGAGGTATATCAAATAGCCTACGACGTCCAGACTCAAAAAAGCATCGTTACTGATGTCATTTCCGTGGGGCAATATCCTACTGAAACCGAAGGACCGCATGGTATTAACGTAGGTCTCGATGGCAAATATTGGTATCTCTCCATTGCACACGGAAATCCCTATGGATGGCTTTATAAATTTGAAACGGCTACCAACAAATTTGTTGAACGAACCGAACTGGGAATGTTCCCTGCCAGCTTGGAAATCTCGAAAGCAACAGGACTCCTTTATGTGGTTAACTTTAACTTACATGGGGATATGAAACCCAGCACCGTTTCAGTGGTTGATCCGCAAGCCATGACCGTTGTCAAAGAGATTAAAACTGGTATTATGCCCCATGGATCGCGCATTAGTGATGATGGGAAATACCAATACCATGTTTCAATGATGACGGATGAGCTTATGCAGATCAATACGGTAACCATGGAGCTCAGCCGACGCTTAAAATTATCTGAAGATGAAAACAATTCTCCTCAGGTTAAACCAACATGGGCAGATCCACACCCAAAGAAAAATATTGTATACGTAGCTGGCAACGGTTCTGATGAAATTATCGAAGTAGATATTAAGAAATGGGAAATACTACGGCGTTTCAAGACCGGAAAGGCTCCGTATAACCTTGAGGTAAGCAATAATGGTCAGTACCTGGTTGCCAGTTATAAGGGAGAAGCAGCCACCGGGATATGGGATCTGAAATCAGGGAAAGAAGTTGCTAAAATTAGCAATAGCCGAAAAGTAACTCATGGGGTAAGTATTACGCCCGATAGTAAATATGCTTTTGTCTCTGTAGAAGGAATTGGGGGGCAAGCCGGATCAGTTGATATAATCGATATAGAAGAGCTAGAACGAACAGACGTCATAGAGGTGGGTAAACAAGCCGGCGGCATTATCTTCTGGAAAAAGACTAGGAAGTAG
- a CDS encoding fatty acid desaturase family protein, protein MSATRISFKGKDQQNFSRELKQKVNAYFEENNLSKHANTQMVTKTIILLTLYLGTYGLIISGTFNLLGMAFLCVLMGVGMAGIGFSISHDALHGAYSSNKKVNKWLGYTFDMLGANSYIWKITHNIIHHTYTNIYEHDEDLEVAAFIRLSPNAEYKPIHQAQHILAFFAYGFASLFWAFVKDYKYFLQSSLGPYEDKTHPLKEWVILFVTKILYYGYTLVLPYILLPITWWQLAIGFLIFQFTSGVILGVIFQLAHVVEETEHPTENEDGNIENAWMIHQLETTSNFAHDNHLLCWYIGGLNYQIEHHLFPKVCSIHYPEISHIVRKVAQKYDVPYNYHETLGIAIKSHYNTLKKFGSPATA, encoded by the coding sequence ATGTCAGCAACTCGAATCTCTTTTAAGGGGAAGGACCAGCAAAATTTCTCTCGTGAATTAAAGCAAAAAGTTAATGCATATTTTGAGGAGAACAATCTCTCTAAGCATGCAAATACCCAAATGGTTACCAAAACCATTATACTACTTACCCTTTATTTAGGCACTTATGGTCTCATCATAAGCGGGACTTTTAACTTATTAGGCATGGCTTTTCTCTGTGTTCTAATGGGAGTTGGCATGGCCGGTATTGGCTTTTCGATATCTCATGATGCATTGCACGGAGCATACTCCTCGAACAAAAAAGTAAATAAATGGCTGGGCTATACCTTCGATATGTTAGGAGCTAACAGCTATATTTGGAAGATCACGCATAATATTATCCATCATACTTATACAAATATTTATGAGCATGATGAAGATCTTGAAGTAGCCGCATTTATACGGTTATCTCCCAATGCCGAATATAAACCCATCCATCAGGCCCAACATATACTTGCTTTCTTTGCCTACGGTTTCGCCAGTCTCTTTTGGGCATTTGTAAAGGATTATAAATACTTTCTGCAGTCTAGTCTGGGACCCTATGAAGACAAAACGCACCCGCTCAAAGAATGGGTTATCCTATTTGTCACCAAAATACTCTATTACGGTTACACGCTTGTTTTACCTTACATTCTACTCCCGATTACCTGGTGGCAATTGGCTATCGGCTTTTTAATTTTCCAATTTACTTCGGGTGTCATCTTAGGGGTTATTTTCCAGCTGGCTCACGTTGTTGAAGAAACCGAACATCCCACTGAAAATGAAGATGGCAATATTGAAAATGCGTGGATGATACATCAACTAGAAACTACTTCTAATTTTGCACATGACAACCATCTTCTCTGCTGGTATATCGGGGGACTAAACTATCAAATTGAACATCACCTTTTCCCAAAAGTTTGTAGCATCCATTACCCCGAAATTAGTCATATTGTCCGTAAGGTAGCCCAAAAGTATGATGTCCCTTATAACTACCACGAGACACTGGGTATCGCTATCAAATCTCACTACAATACGCTTAAAAAGTTCGGGAGTCCGGCCACGGCTTAA
- a CDS encoding PH domain-containing protein, with translation MPDLLKKMFEAQRQHPAAALANAFDIIKANFITILILIFVGTGGKQGDYTLYWIFGTFVALLIWGVISWLRFQFSVNEGELKIEQGVFVHKKLYLTSDRIQVIDITAGVIQRIFGLVAVEIKTAGSSSKEAKINAISRQEAEKLKKLLRKGGEQETEEISEKANKIYALDNRDLVIAATTSGRMGVALSIVGAVFSQLDQVISDQEIIRFIETHLPNFTSFSIVVISIVGMILAAWVLSFLSTIITYYDFKVEIREDDLLISRGLFERKQLTIPFNRIQAVQIKEEILRQPLGYASLVIESAGYGEDQGNSNTLFPLISKERMHAFIDEVIPEYHVKVDHTVSIGKRGLRRYILQMVWLSLGIIAVVWSMVPYGVYAWFILPFMLLLGYQQYRDAEVKSGEDTIIMSSRLLSKTTAIIKKYRIQAIEVKQNPFQSRLDLADLIIHVASGNQGRTFKVRELVDEQATAYKDWLANSKRKRQLEADIDQDQSSESIE, from the coding sequence TTGCCCGACTTGCTAAAGAAGATGTTTGAAGCACAACGCCAACATCCGGCTGCTGCTCTTGCTAATGCATTTGACATTATCAAAGCTAACTTTATCACTATCCTAATCCTCATATTTGTGGGAACTGGTGGTAAACAAGGGGATTATACTCTGTACTGGATCTTTGGTACTTTTGTGGCGCTGCTTATCTGGGGCGTTATTTCATGGCTTCGTTTTCAGTTTAGTGTTAACGAAGGGGAGCTGAAAATTGAACAAGGGGTTTTTGTTCATAAAAAGTTGTATTTAACCTCCGATCGTATTCAAGTAATAGATATTACTGCGGGTGTTATTCAACGAATATTTGGATTGGTAGCAGTAGAGATAAAAACGGCCGGTAGTAGTTCAAAAGAGGCAAAGATTAATGCCATCAGTCGTCAAGAGGCAGAGAAATTAAAAAAATTACTGCGTAAAGGGGGCGAGCAAGAAACAGAAGAAATATCTGAGAAAGCCAATAAAATATATGCCCTTGATAATCGTGACTTAGTTATTGCAGCAACTACATCCGGTAGAATGGGGGTTGCACTGTCAATTGTGGGGGCCGTATTTTCCCAGTTAGATCAGGTTATTTCGGATCAGGAAATTATTCGATTCATTGAAACGCACCTGCCTAATTTTACCTCTTTTTCTATTGTAGTTATTTCAATAGTGGGGATGATTCTTGCGGCATGGGTGTTGTCATTCCTTAGTACTATTATTACCTATTATGATTTCAAGGTCGAGATACGTGAAGATGATCTGCTTATTTCAAGAGGTCTTTTTGAGCGTAAACAGCTAACAATACCTTTCAATCGTATACAAGCTGTACAGATTAAAGAGGAAATTTTACGCCAGCCTTTGGGGTATGCTTCTCTTGTTATTGAAAGTGCGGGTTATGGCGAGGATCAGGGAAATTCAAATACACTGTTTCCTCTTATATCCAAGGAACGTATGCATGCTTTTATAGATGAAGTGATTCCTGAATACCACGTTAAAGTCGACCATACGGTAAGTATTGGTAAAAGGGGATTGCGAAGATATATACTGCAGATGGTGTGGCTGTCGCTGGGTATTATTGCTGTGGTCTGGAGTATGGTACCTTACGGCGTATATGCTTGGTTTATATTGCCATTTATGTTGTTATTGGGGTACCAGCAATATCGCGATGCTGAGGTGAAATCCGGGGAAGACACGATTATTATGAGCAGTCGCCTGTTAAGTAAAACGACGGCTATAATAAAAAAATACCGTATACAAGCAATAGAAGTTAAACAGAATCCCTTTCAGTCTCGGTTAGACCTTGCAGACCTTATTATACATGTGGCTAGTGGTAACCAAGGGAGGACTTTTAAAGTTCGCGAATTAGTTGATGAACAGGCAACGGCCTATAAAGACTGGTTGGCTAACAGTAAGAGAAAGCGACAGTTGGAAGCTGATATCGATCAAGATCAGTCTTCGGAATCGATAGAGTAA